ccgccatggccgccgcctcgctccggccagctccgtgctCCCCCGCCGTAGTCACCTACCAAaccagaaccgccgcgtgcagatctatcgatctgtctgcgtggttttccccttctcttcctctcctggcgaatcgcctccgttctggatctcgcggagaatcgcctcgaccaactccggcgagctctcgtcctcgccgacgatgggtgcgctcctggggttgacctggcgcgggtgctgctcgcagtactcgtgccgtcgcctcaggtgctcgctacggtggtgttgggttcgccggcgtaacgtcggcgcctaccctggacttgcagctgttagggccgcgcgagcactgcctcgccatgccctagcttctgcttccaggcgcaagtaagtacttcacctcctccttctcttctgtgcgcctcccttgccactgttcttcttcctcctcatgctctgttgctctctggtggtcctgtgatcacgcagagctaTGCCATAACTGCTCAATCTTCCTATGCTTctatctactgcaagctcatggccaaatgaCCAGTTGCTGGTACTGACCAatgttgctttgcttgctattcatgctgtgcttgcttacctTGCTGTTCCTAGCATgccctgtacttgccatgctctattgtgcttgctcaaaagcttgctatgccatgctatgcttgattatggcttgcttgtgcttactggtatatcatgcttgcttgtctaggtgtacttgtgatgcatcagtgacacttgtgtgtgtgccagtggtgcctgtgatatgcttctgtgcttcctatgcaagctagtgatccattggatcattctttgcttgttggctaacttccctgtgtagcttggcttgatttaattgatccatttgatcaattaattgtcagtgatggcttactgattaattctgtggctaagtgattcaatttccttgtgatgctgatgctcaagcatcactatgctgttgcttacttgtgctgttgctcatccaagctacctggacttgctccagtggctatgatgtAGTGATTAAACTAtgttgccttatattatgttgctgtcagtattaagcatggatctgtgataaattcatgcttgaattaattaaattatgatgaactgcttatgcagtaatgatttaaatgactttgcttgcaaatgatttgactaTTCATGATTGtgtagcaagcaattgaatctgaatccattcctggataatgatgtgctatatttggccttcttttaattggtgctaagtgtgatgtgacctcagtagccttgctattgattggttgctcacctatttagttggatcttgtggctactcaacctttgcttgcatatttgggaatcatacttgatatgaatgccaatatgcttgcctgatgaaatctagggtttactgatggttcatagcttaggatttactgtgtagtcttatttagctgctaatccttgcaattcatctactggtgctatctgtgcatctgatCTGGCTATTGTGTGCAtttgtgcatgtgtgctagtttctgtgtacaagatctgtacctagatgcttttctatttttagtagctttttgactggcagtaatccttggtgaaaaccaagtgatgatctacccacttgagcatctgctcaatcccatgcttatatcatgcatatatgatggatcagatccattggatctgtccaggaacttggtataccttgttccagctcctagtgtgaaatatttggttgatgcagacttggggtttttgtgcacagcccttcacctccagtttctAGTTGAGCTtcttaggtcaccatgattcctggtggctaagtggttgtgttggtttctgttcttgagtatgaactggatgaactggtgctggttcttgcttcacccttacctggtgatttgcatttctggtcgactgtcatggttctagggtttgtgtgctatttatatggtctctacttcttccctggccatgacacacaagcttggttactttatgactcaccccttgcattgccttgctgttgcttgcctagcaacagccttcatatggtgaaacttgagcccactgtggcttgctcagtgttggtctgcctatgtctatcttgtgctatccaggaatttggacaagcacaagtgtgctgtgacagtttgcactgtccaaactgaatttcctgtgatttttgctaactgtccaaactgaactttgcTAATACTTACATCCTGTCTAGTATCTgttctttgttttgttttgcaggtttgaattatgctatggccagaagatcatcctcaagacacttagtctaggtttagtttagaataaacttgtaattttccttttcttttattctgatcattatgtctcaattcttgtatcaagaatattgtaaagactttgtatttgtgttgtatatcaataaagctcaagttttggtttatgagcttttgtatgatgtaatgtttatattcttgattaaatattgtatttgatattcactttgaaattcaaagtgatttgaatttatatcttgtgtttgaattctaaattcattgtttatattgtgtgatgtttatagttaaatgtttaacacttatcaaatgcaatcattccccaaagtaacaagatacaaaagagatcatgtcgaaattttcctaactcacattgcctaaccctaagtgcaaaatgagagagaacctcgatccctcttaggtttagttgcaataaggcgcgaaaatttcccccgttttgcgataaaatgcacatcccatttctaaatctacccttcgttgttcctatgttctgggttattacaaaaGCAATGTTCAAGAAATCATTAATCTTAACTTATCAGTCGACCTTAAAATGAAGAATAATCGCTTATCGGTCGATTAATTGATTTTATCGGGCAACCATTTATTGGCTTAATTTTTGTAAAATTCTAATTTTTTACACTAAATTTTCTATAATATGCTATGAAAAAAATAATATTTAAGCATTGCACATAAGTATTACCATGATTCCTTGCATTTGAATCAATAATAATGGAAAATTTGAGCTAATGCATAATTCTACAAAACCATATGATGAAAATATCGACTGTCATACCAAATGTCATTGAAATTTCACTGACAATCAGCCGAAATATCGTCCATGGGAGAGAAAATCGGGCGAAATATCGGCTCTGATGCAGAAAATCGGCTGAAATATCGGTGGAGCGATAAACTGGACGATTTGCCGAAATCTTATCAGCTAccacccgattcacgataaatcggcAGATAAATCGGTATATCGTCCGATTTTTAGAACAGTGCCAAAAaggttagatccagtgtttcaaaAATAAATATACAAAAAAACCCAAAAAGGTTAGATCTAGTATTGGAGGTAAGAAGATGTTGGTATGACGACCTTGAACATAGCCAAAGAACACCGCTATGACTGAAGTTCATACTATGTATTTACATCAACTATATTGAGTGGTATTATAACTTGTAAGGTCTTTACGCTTGGTGTGTTCATATATTTCAATTCTCAGACAAGAGGATGTACAATTTTCCAAATTGGGAATTATTTTTGCAATGCAGCTTGAGTCTAACACATGTCGATAATAAATTATAAATAAATGCATCCATTAAGACATGCAAGGTGAGTAGATGAATCATCATAAAATACAGTGTTTTATGAATCTTCGTGGTAAAATGTAAATTATCGTCATGCCATCGTGATATTTTTTCTGGAAGAAATAGGTCCCTCCAATTTCATTAAGGAAACCTAGCAGAGTTTTACAACTGTATTACATCACGTTGGTTTTTATGCATTGCGAACCAATCAATGTACATAAGATCAAGGTATGAAACAAATAGCACAAATTAAAAACTATTGCACAAACGCGAAGGCCCCAAACCTTACCCCTACCTGGTCTAACCAAAGACCAGATACAAACATTTTTAACAAACTCTATCCACCGTCTATTCTTTGAGATAGAGGAGCCGTGCCTTTCGAGGAATAGAATATGTCTTGGATCAACATCTTCATGAGCTCAATGCACCGAAGTAGCACCTTTTGCACTCTTGGTATCTGCAATTCAACCCGATAATTAATCCAATATCAAATCTGATACATCATATCAATGGGATCAGGCGGTAGAATGTTATCAAAACATGCCCTGGTCTTCCAAATAGACAGGAAAATGGATGCTAAAGAAAGCTTGACCGAGACTTTCCAAGGCCCTTGGAAATTGAGCATCCAAAACCCCGAATCATACATCGATCTAGGTTAGGTGAGCGTAAAGCGCATTCAAAACTGACAAAACATACTACCTTGGTGATATAATGCAAAATATCTCGATCTATGATCTCATGAATGGCACAAAACATACCGAGACTATATCTAACAATGGGGCCTTAAAAAAGAGGTGATCTATGCGAAAAGTCATATTGGATCCTGGGCACCAGTGCTCTTGCCagattaaaaaattcaaaaattatattTATATGTTTAAAAAAATTATGTAACAAAATTCTAAAAGTACCTAATGATGTACCCCACTAACCTACAAAATCTCAATTTCAAATGTTTTGTTTTTTGACCTATACGAAAATGACAAAATGTGTTTTCTTTTTGTAGATTTGAATCACTATAGTCAGATCTAtgcatttgttatttttgtgcagcCTAAAATACACATTATTTTCAGTTGAAAATTTACACGATTGTGGGATACAATACCGGCTACATcatgatttattttcagatttgtATGAAGCTTAGAAATataatttttaatttattttttgaagtgagatcactggtgctcatgtgcaccaaatctctgtcctgATCTATGGGACAGTGTTTGTGACCAAATACGAAAAAATAGCAAATAAatttaaaaaattctgaaatttTTCTACAATGAACATGGACATGTCGACAATACATTGTAGAAATATCTCCACTAAGCTACACAAGGCGAGTAGATGAATCATCATACAATACAGTGTTTGTGATATAATGCAATCGTCGTCATGCCCTCGTGATACAACGACAATTAAAACTTTTGATCGTGTCCAGTGCCCCAGTGGGCTCCCGACTCGCGCGCACGACGGGTCACGCGGTACCGACACCGTCAACGTGCCTCGCCCGACGACTCCACCGTGTGCCGCTCTCCCCGCCGGCACCGCAACAAAAGCCGTCACAGAGAACACGTGCGCCGCTTCCTAGGAAACTTCCGCATCGGGTTCACTTCACACATTGACCCGACCTGATCTGTTCTCCAATTTCCGATTTGCGAGATTTCGCTTTAATTTCCTCTGCATTCTTAGCGTCAGAGCCAGGCGATCCCAAACTTGCTCAACAGTACCGAGAACCCACCGTACATGGTCTCTCCatctcctcctcgccgccgcgttCGTTCCACCATGGCGTGCGGCGAGCAGTGGCCTTCGCTGCCCGCCGACCTCCTGCTCACCGTCTTCGCGCTGCTCCCCTCCGACGCCGACCGCGTCCGCTTCCGCGCCGTCTGCGCGCGCTGGGCCGCCGCGGCGGCCACCTGGCGCCCGCGCCCGTGGCTCGTGGGCTCCCGCACCGACCGCTCCGGCCAGGGCGCCGCCatgtcctccttctggctctcccaGGCCGGCGGCCTCGTCccgttcgccgccgccgccgtgccgccCGGCCTCGAGTACCTCTCCGCCTCCCACGGCTACCTCGCGCTCTCCGACCCCGCCGCCGCGCCCAAGGCCGTCACGCTCCTCAACCCCGCCACCGGCCGCCGCGTCCCGCTCCCGCCCATCGCCTTCTTCAAGCGCTGGCACGACGTCGCCACCCTCGTCCTCTCCGCCGACCCCGCCGCGGGCGCCGCCTGGGCCGCGCTCGCCGCCGGCTTCCCCACCAACTGCCTCGCCTACTACAGCTCCGCCGCCCCCGGGGCCTGGACGCCCCTCCGCTTCAGCGCCGCCGGGTACGCCGGCGTCGAGCACCACGCGGGCCGCTTCTACGTCGCCTTCAGGAACCGGATCTGCGTCCTCCACGACCCCGGCTGCGGCGCGCCCCCCGCCGTAATCCCTCTCGAGCACGCCGACCCCGACGCCACCGCCGGCAGATCTGACGACGAGGATGGCCCGGGAGACGGGAGGCGCGTCGCCGTCGACACGCACCTGGTGGAGTGCGGCGGCGACCTGCTGCACGTGTCGGTGCGGGACGAGGCGGGGTACAGCTCGGACGACGACGTGGCCGTCGACGGCGACGGGAGCAGCACCGACAGCGCCGGCGGGAAGCGCGTGGTCGAGCTGCACAGGGTGGAGCTGGTCGGGGACGCCGCGGTGCGGCTGGTGCCGGTGGAGGGCCTCGGCCGGCACGCGCTGTTCCTGGGCCGGAACCGCGCGTTCGCGCTCTCCAAGGCGGAGTTCCCGGCGTGCCGCGTCAACTGCGTCTACCTCCTGGACAGGCAGGGCCACCCCGACGGGGTCGTCAGGGTGCTGGACATGGACAGCCAGTGGGCGCGCCGCGAGGAGACCATCTACCCCGACGACGGCCGCCGAGGGTCCCCGTCGGCAGGATGGGCGCGCCGTGGTTGGTTCCTCCCAAGCTATTAGGGGCTCGTTTCAGCTTTTTTATGCATTCAAGATCTCGAAATGTTTCCCGTGTTTTTTTGTGAGGATTATTATGCTCCTTAAGCATATCGTTATCACATGGATCTCTTGACTAAATCATTACAAAAACAAATCAAGTTTAATGTTTTTCCATGAAATCGTTGCAACGaaattgttttttgtttttgtttggcctTGTTCGGTTTCACAAATTCCTGAGGGGGTTGACATGGTTTTAGCCTTGATGGGAGTTAAATTCCATACaacttgagaagtgtattaaccaaacaAACCTTAGAGAGGCTCCCAATCATCTTCTCTTTAGGCTATGACCGAACTTCCATCCTCCAAAATATTGGTTAGAGAGGCTCCCAATGCTGCCGAGCTCCAAgggactaagggcatctccaatgggGTGAAGTATTTCAGACACTCAAATTGTTCGCGCGAACGGACGCGAAAATGACCGCGAGGCGCGAAATATTCGTTTGCGTTGGGGGCAACCCTCAGCGGTCCGACGTGACATGCAACTGTTTTGTTTTCCTGCTCCTTCTTTTCATTTTTGTTGAAGGACTCCCCAATTTATATGAATGAGCAAGTTTAAATGCgaaaacaagtagtactgaatGATGTCATGTTGCTGCCATAAACAGTTTACCGGATAGATTACTTGAATCGAAAAagttcaaacatatttaacatacaaataagaacaaatttaaaaacatacatatttaacatacaaataAGAACAAATTTAAAAACAAATAAACTATAAACTAATTCTTGGCCATCTTGTTAgaaggccctgcctcgtcgtcctCACTCATGCGCATCTTGCTTatcacctcctcgtcggaagaggaacTGGCGGACGACGCGTTCGTGGAGGAGTTGGAGTCGGACGATGTGTCGTCttcgtcgccgtcgtcggtgaacggacgaTGACGCGCCGCCCGCGCCTGCGCCCTTGCCCGGGCCCTGGCCTCCTTCCTTGCTGCCGCCTTGTCGtccgccgcctcctgcgcctccagCCGACCGAACCTGGCGTctaagtcctcctcctcctcctactcctcctcctcctcgtcgtcctcgccgTCGCTGCCAGCGGCGCCTCCGTCTTCCTCCTGGCCGTCGCTGGCATCggcgcctccgtcctcctcctcctcactcggcGTGGAGGCAGGGTTGCTGGGCGTGGAGCCCGGATGGCGTCGCAGGGTTTCCCACCAATGCCGCCATCCCGTCGGCTTGCCCTTGCTCTCCGAGTCCGACAGTAGGGTGTAGTTGCTCATGGCGTCTGGctagccggtgttggagaagaagaagaagaaacgaagaggtctgcggttgctcttccgcggcggttcggcgctccattccgGCAGTTGGCGGGTTGATCGGCGCGGTTGCCACTCCGGCGGTTGATATTGGCGCGCTTGCTGTGCTTTAATTCGAGTCTGGTCAaaccagggtcgctgccaggcgggtccgtgggggaagcgagcggacgctaggcgcgaccgcggagacgcaaacatgCCGCATATTTGCGCTGCGtttgcgtcgcggcggacgccccggatacgatgcgtcgccccgctggagcagggtgcAAACTCATTTCCGGTccgcgcggacgcaaacggtcgcacaTCATCCTTTTACGTCGCcccattggagatgccctaacgggAATGGGTCCACGATCACAGGATCTGGTGGTAGTGAGCCCATCGGGGGAGGTCTATACTACTATATAAAATATTGGTTAGTGCTGAAAATTAGGATTTTAAAAAAATAAGCTGATAAATGGCAGATCGATAAGATCGATTAATCAATCGATAAATGATTAATCTCCATTTTAAGACCGATAATAAGTTGACGAATAACGATTTCTTAAACATTGATTCAATCAAAGTCCACCGTATCCAAATATTTTTTTCTAAACCAATTGAAAATTTTGTGCCAGATTTCATTTACGTTTTCATATCAAATTATCTAGTAAAGTGAAAAGTTAGACGGTGCTCGTCTAAACTATCTTATATATAACAAGGAATTTTTCACACTTGTTCGAGTTATTGAAGTTTGACAACACTATTTTTTGCCAAAAGAGTTCATTATTTATTCGAACTATGAATCATtggagtatttgaaaagccaaacaAATTTAAACAAAAGACACGCTAAATGAGTCGAATTCATTGAATCTTTCCCCTATGtaataaaatacaagaagggaaAGGATAATGTTCGTTGCGGATGCATGCTCTTTCCACGAAAACAACCTTTTGCTGACATGTTTGGATTTTCATCTCTTAGGTCTTGATGAGATCAACAAGCTTTACCCCTTTTACCTCAAAAAAAAACAAGCTTTACCCTTCCGATaatttctttggcccaatttctGTCAAGTGTTCAACACAAAAGGGCATCGACGACTTCTATTTGCACAATGGGTTTTTGTTCAAGGGCAACGAAATATGCATTCATGTATCTTCGCTTCTCCTTGTGTTACTATGAGAATCTTATGGTGGAGGACTAATGGGACACTTCAGGCGAGAGAAGACCTACACCATGTTTTTCACCTATtaatattggccaagaatgtaccgtggCGTGGAACGGCATtatcgtcggtgcacaacatgcttacaagctaagtccacttccaacccctatggtatGTACACACCACTACCAATTCCATATGCAcattggtccgatataagcatgaaTTTTGTGTTAGGTATCCCATGTACTagacatggtcatgattctattttTGTTGTGGTTGACTGTTTCTCTAAGATGGTTCACTTTATTTCATGCTCTAaatcgatgatgcttcacacattgctacgTTGATTTTAGGGAAATTGCGAGACTCCAtgatgtaccaagaagcattgtctcggATCGAGACACCTTTGGACGACCCTCATAGCCAAGTTTGGTGTGAAGCTCTTATTTTCATCATCATCACACCCACAAACGGATGGATAAagggaggtgatacgtctccaacgtatctataatttcttatgttccatggtagttttatgccaatagctacatgttttatatgcactttatatcatattatggcatttatttgactaacctattaacaagatgacacagtgtcagtttctgtttattatgtctgtttattgtagaaaaggcccaaaaaccaaagtgctcggaaaaatccagaaaaattacagaaattctatttcgccagaagacccacggagccagaagggccaggccagaggaggcccacggcctcctccccatccactggcgcgaccaggaggggggcggcgccgccctatggggtgggcccctcgggcaccccctcgcgccaccctttcgcctatattaagCTCCTGCCCTGAAAACCCTAAGGAGATCGACGATTTCTCgagaagagttccgtagctccgccgccaccaaaaaccctaatttttttttgaagtaatgagaagagttccgtagctccgccgccatcaaaaaccctaattcggggggacagaagtctctgttttggcaccctgccgggacggagaattgcccccggagccatctccatcgactccatcgccatcttcatcgctgttgttgtctcccatgatgatgagggagtagttctcccccgaggctaaggactctaccggtagctatgtagttcatctctctctcccatggtgctcCCAGGGTTGGGAGCGCCTCTGGTGCATTTGCATGTCGTTTTTGCTGGTCCCGCTGGAGATAGATATTGGTTGCACGTATCTTTTGGTTAGGCTCTCTACCTTGAAAGAAAACTTGCACACGAGGTTGACCCGGTCGGCCTGGAACCGACTTGCCGCCACCGCCTACCTCCTCCACCTCGCCCGTCCTCACTCCTCCCCTCCCCCACGCATCTCAAAAAGATCAACACCCCACGCACTCCCGAGAGTTCGCCTGCTCCTCCCTCAACCCCAGTCGGCGAGCTCGGCAGAGTGGCCATGGATGTCGCGGGCGCCACGTCCTTTCTCTCCAGGTTGTCCTCGACCTGATCTCCTGAACGATCGCCCCGAGCTGTTGTTGGTCGCCTTCCCGATCTGTTCTGCTTCAACTCTAGGTTGGACTGGTATGGTCTCCACTATTTTCTCTCCTTCCCCATCTTTGCTATTTTTTGGTA
This Lolium perenne isolate Kyuss_39 chromosome 1, Kyuss_2.0, whole genome shotgun sequence DNA region includes the following protein-coding sequences:
- the LOC127306510 gene encoding uncharacterized protein yields the protein MVSPSPPRRRVRSTMACGEQWPSLPADLLLTVFALLPSDADRVRFRAVCARWAAAAATWRPRPWLVGSRTDRSGQGAAMSSFWLSQAGGLVPFAAAAVPPGLEYLSASHGYLALSDPAAAPKAVTLLNPATGRRVPLPPIAFFKRWHDVATLVLSADPAAGAAWAALAAGFPTNCLAYYSSAAPGAWTPLRFSAAGYAGVEHHAGRFYVAFRNRICVLHDPGCGAPPAVIPLEHADPDATAGRSDDEDGPGDGRRVAVDTHLVECGGDLLHVSVRDEAGYSSDDDVAVDGDGSSTDSAGGKRVVELHRVELVGDAAVRLVPVEGLGRHALFLGRNRAFALSKAEFPACRVNCVYLLDRQGHPDGVVRVLDMDSQWARREETIYPDDGRRGSPSAGWARRGWFLPSY